The stretch of DNA tgaaaGAATGCCAAAATTAATTGCTTCATGTGCTATGCCAGTACAAAATGGTATGGTTGTTCATACTGATTCagaaagaatcaaaaaagCTAGAGAAGGGGTCACCGAAATGCTATTAGAAAATCATCCATTAGATTGTCCTGTTTGTGATCAAGGTGGAGAATGTGATTTACAAGAACAATCACAAAGATATGGTTCTGATCGTGGTAGATTCCATGAAGTCGTTGGTAAAAGAGCCGTTGAAAATAAAGCTATTGGTCCATTAGTGAAAACTTCCATGAATAGATGTATTCATTGTACTAGATGTGTTAGATTTATGAATGATGTTGCTGGTGCTCCAGAATTTGGTACTGCGGGTAGAGGTAATGATATGCAAATTGGTACttatattgaaagaaatatCAATTCAGAAATGTCAggtaatattattgatttatgtCCTGTTGGTGCCTTGACTTCAAAACCTTATGCTTTTAGAGCTAGACCTTGGGAATTGAAAAGAACTGAAACCATTGATGTTTTAGACGCTGTTGGTTCTAATATTAGAGTCGATACTAGAGGTATTGAAGTCATGAGAGTTTTACCAAGATTGAATGATGACGTCAATGAAGAATGGATCTCTGATAAAACCAGATTTGCCTGTGATGGGTTAAAGACTCAACGTTTGACTACACCATTGATTAGAAATGgtgataaatttgaaactgCCACTTGGGATGAAGCATTATCTACTATTGCTGCTGCATATTCTAAAATCAATCCACAAAATGGTGAATTAAAAGCCATTGCTGGTGCCTTGGTTGATGCTGAATCATTAGTATCTTTGAAAGATTTGGTCAATAAATTAGGTTCAGAAAATGTTACTACTGATGTTAAACAAAGTGTTAATGCTCATGGATTTGATATTAGATCcaattatattttcaattctactATAGATGGCATTGAAGATGCTGATCAAATTTTATTGGTTGGTACTAATCCAAGATTTGAAGCTGCTGTATTAAACACTAGAATCAGAAAAGTATGGTTAAGATCTAATTTAGAAATCAGTTCTGTGGGTCaagatttcaattctaCATTTGATGTTACCAATTTAGGAGAAGATGCCAAGGCATTAGAATCAGCATTACAAGGATCCGttggtgaaaaattgggtCAAGCCAAAAAACCATTGATTATTGTTGGATCCGGTGTTGCTGAATCTAAAGATTCTGAAGCCATATATAAATTAGTCGGTGAATTTGCTTCTAAAcatgaaaatttcaattctggTGAATGGAATGGTGTTAATTTATTACATCGCGAAGCTTCAAGGGTTGCTGCTTTGGATCTTGGATTTAATACATTGGTTGAAGATTCTACTAAAgccaaatttatttatttgttagGAGCTGATGAAATAACCAATAAAGATATTCCAAAGGATGCATTTGTGGTATATCAAGGCCATCATGGTGATTTAGGTGCATCATTTGCCGATGTTATTTTACCAGGGTCAGCATACACGGAA from Candida albicans SC5314 chromosome R, complete sequence encodes:
- a CDS encoding uncharacterized protein (Putative NADH-ubiquinone oxidoreductase; identified in detergent-resistant membrane fraction (possible lipid raft component); predicted N-terminal acetylation; repressed by nitric oxide); translated protein: MNSIKSHILRSSKRYISASSKRLAEVEVTVDGRKVSIEAGSSIIQAAELAGVTIPRYCYHDKLAIAGNCRMCLVDVERMPKLIASCAMPVQNGMVVHTDSERIKKAREGVTEMLLENHPLDCPVCDQGGECDLQEQSQRYGSDRGRFHEVVGKRAVENKAIGPLVKTSMNRCIHCTRCVRFMNDVAGAPEFGTAGRGNDMQIGTYIERNINSEMSGNIIDLCPVGALTSKPYAFRARPWELKRTETIDVLDAVGSNIRVDTRGIEVMRVLPRLNDDVNEEWISDKTRFACDGLKTQRLTTPLIRNGDKFETATWDEALSTIAAAYSKINPQNGELKAIAGALVDAESLVSLKDLVNKLGSENVTTDVKQSVNAHGFDIRSNYIFNSTIDGIEDADQILLVGTNPRFEAAVLNTRIRKVWLRSNLEISSVGQDFNSTFDVTNLGEDAKALESALQGSVGEKLGQAKKPLIIVGSGVAESKDSEAIYKLVGEFASKHENFNSGEWNGVNLLHREASRVAALDLGFNTLVEDSTKAKFIYLLGADEITNKDIPKDAFVVYQGHHGDLGASFADVILPGSAYTEKSGTYVNTEGRVQATRAATNPPGVAREDWKIIRALSEYLNAKLPYDDIYSVRLRLGEIAPHLVRHDVIEPVSQEIAKIGFNDLVNKNKSATIFEEPLKNPIDNFYFTDVISRSSPTMAKCISTFGAKIEKVKDEKPDINF